One genomic region from Pseudomonas hormoni encodes:
- the trpA gene encoding tryptophan synthase subunit alpha, producing MSRLQTRFAELKEQNRAALVTFVTAGDPSYDTSLAILKGLPGAGADVIELGMPFTDPMADGPAIQLANIRALGAKQNLAKTLQMVREFREGNSDTPLVLMGYFNPIHMYGVPRFIADAKEAGVDGLIVVDLPPEHNGELCDPAQAAGLDFIRLTTPTTDDVRLPTVLNGSSGFVYYVSVAGVTGAGAATLEHVEEAVARLRRHTDLPISIGFGIRTPEQAAAIARLADGVVVGSALIDHIANASTPEQAIDGVLSLCSALADGVRKARVS from the coding sequence ATGAGCCGCCTGCAAACGCGTTTTGCCGAACTCAAGGAACAGAACCGCGCCGCCCTGGTGACCTTCGTGACCGCCGGCGACCCGAGCTATGACACTTCGCTGGCGATCCTGAAAGGCTTGCCCGGTGCTGGCGCCGACGTGATCGAGCTGGGCATGCCCTTCACCGATCCAATGGCCGACGGCCCGGCGATCCAGCTGGCCAACATTCGCGCCCTGGGTGCCAAACAGAACCTGGCGAAAACCCTGCAAATGGTGCGCGAGTTCCGTGAAGGCAACAGTGATACGCCGCTGGTGCTGATGGGTTACTTCAACCCGATCCACATGTACGGCGTGCCACGTTTCATCGCCGACGCTAAAGAGGCCGGTGTGGATGGTCTGATCGTGGTCGACCTGCCGCCCGAGCATAATGGTGAACTGTGCGACCCTGCCCAGGCTGCGGGTCTGGACTTCATCCGACTGACTACCCCGACGACCGATGATGTGCGCCTGCCGACAGTCCTGAACGGCAGCTCCGGTTTCGTCTACTACGTGTCTGTGGCCGGTGTGACCGGTGCCGGTGCGGCAACGCTGGAGCATGTTGAAGAGGCAGTTGCGCGTTTGCGTCGCCATACCGATCTGCCGATCAGCATCGGTTTCGGTATTCGTACACCGGAGCAAGCGGCGGCCATCGCGCGTCTCGCCGACGGTGTGGTGGTGGGTTCGGCGTTGATCGATCACATCGCCAATGCATCGACGCCAGAACAGGCGATTGATGGCGTGTTGAGTCTTTGTTCGGCGCTGGCTGATGGCGTGCGTAAGGCCCGCGTCAGCTGA
- a CDS encoding anti-virulence regulator CigR family protein: MKMPKRLIASLGVLMLSATPLLHASADQRDDHDRGGQQQGHYDNHGDDHRGPQDNHRGGPPPRDFGPVRQTIHDNHGYFVRGAPPPPGIHLERGRPLPRGYYGERLDNRALSRLPYYPGYEWRRAGGDIVLIAVGTGIVYEILEGVL, encoded by the coding sequence ATGAAAATGCCGAAACGTCTGATTGCAAGCCTGGGCGTGCTGATGCTCAGTGCCACCCCGTTGCTGCACGCCAGCGCCGATCAGCGCGACGATCACGACCGCGGTGGCCAGCAACAAGGCCATTACGACAACCACGGCGATGACCACCGTGGCCCGCAGGACAACCATCGCGGCGGCCCTCCGCCACGGGACTTTGGCCCGGTACGCCAGACGATCCACGACAATCATGGCTATTTCGTACGCGGTGCGCCGCCACCTCCCGGCATTCATCTGGAACGTGGTCGGCCGTTGCCGCGCGGTTATTACGGAGAACGCCTGGATAATCGCGCGCTAAGTCGGCTGCCGTATTACCCGGGTTATGAATGGCGGCGCGCGGGTGGCGACATTGTGCTGATCGCCGTGGGTACCGGCATCGTCTATGAAATTCTGGAAGGGGTTTTGTAA
- a CDS encoding DUF4105 domain-containing protein, translating to MRSLGAWLLAGVVLLLGNTAQAGLQLHLKTEGLSPAQQQASQALLDETMQALPPRFIEQLDRRIDVGWTDDMPSNAYGQASLVSELDLNRNLLASLTDGSAATKKTYRPHGTVRREMLATVLHELTHIYDRSRFWPVAERTLIQRCTRRNNSSGLIGIPDECRGQSSRRFTLSDDPRLLDLAGWPQYVGRRGEREQYNRQVARSPDIYETSSPKEFVAVNMEYFLLDPSYACRRPALYRYYKEHFGWAPAAKDTCGKSFAFLNAGNDFAKQPLGQVDPERVYAVDYLLAEANQNWVSRWGHSMLRLVICAPGRPRGPDCRLDLDQHLVLSYRAFVGDVQLSSWDGLVGKYPSRLFVLPLAQVIDEYTKTELRSLASVPLNLSRNEIEDVVEHAAEMHWSYDGNYFFLSNNCAVEGLKLLRSGTNNAKLVGLDNIMPNGLLEVLKGRGLADTSVLDDPREALRLGYRFDSFRDRYQAMFEVLKKHLPIKQDKVEDWLALKAEERRKWIDQADLRTSAALLLLEQAAFRQQLVLAQDEVKQRYLGARELKNGGMDKANATLQQILANSGFLSRPAELLGTGGYGLPQPSEWQRLESESSLRQKQLQALTGDLDKEVRALLEPSRAAEMAANEANLKQVGEHLRKLHKAAGGLELP from the coding sequence GTGAGGTCGTTAGGTGCCTGGCTCCTGGCCGGGGTCGTGTTGCTGCTCGGCAATACGGCCCAGGCCGGTCTGCAATTACATCTCAAGACAGAAGGTTTGAGCCCTGCGCAACAACAGGCCAGCCAGGCGCTGCTTGATGAAACCATGCAGGCGTTGCCACCGCGGTTCATCGAGCAACTCGACCGGCGCATCGACGTCGGCTGGACCGATGACATGCCGAGCAACGCCTACGGCCAGGCGTCGCTGGTGTCCGAGCTTGACCTCAACCGCAACCTGCTTGCCAGCCTCACCGACGGCAGCGCTGCAACCAAAAAGACGTATCGCCCTCACGGCACCGTCCGCCGCGAAATGCTGGCCACGGTGCTGCACGAACTCACCCACATTTATGACCGCTCGCGTTTTTGGCCAGTTGCCGAACGCACGCTGATCCAGCGCTGCACCCGACGCAACAACAGCTCCGGGCTGATCGGCATTCCGGATGAATGCCGTGGCCAATCCTCCCGACGCTTTACCCTCAGCGATGACCCGCGCCTGCTCGACCTCGCTGGCTGGCCGCAATACGTCGGCCGTCGTGGCGAACGCGAACAGTACAACCGACAGGTCGCCCGCAGCCCGGACATCTACGAAACGAGCAGTCCCAAAGAGTTCGTCGCGGTCAACATGGAGTATTTCCTCCTCGACCCGAGCTACGCCTGTCGCCGCCCTGCGCTGTACCGCTACTACAAAGAACATTTCGGCTGGGCACCCGCTGCCAAAGACACCTGCGGCAAATCCTTCGCATTTCTCAACGCCGGCAATGACTTCGCCAAACAGCCCTTGGGTCAGGTCGACCCGGAACGGGTGTATGCCGTGGACTATCTGCTGGCCGAAGCCAACCAGAACTGGGTCAGCCGCTGGGGCCACAGCATGTTGCGCCTGGTGATCTGCGCCCCGGGCCGGCCACGTGGGCCGGATTGCCGGCTGGATCTGGATCAGCACCTGGTGTTGTCCTATCGCGCCTTTGTCGGTGACGTACAGCTGTCGAGCTGGGACGGACTGGTAGGCAAGTACCCATCGCGCCTGTTCGTCCTACCCCTGGCCCAGGTCATCGACGAGTACACCAAGACCGAATTGCGCAGCCTCGCCTCGGTGCCGCTGAATTTGTCGCGCAACGAGATCGAAGACGTGGTGGAACACGCCGCCGAGATGCACTGGAGCTACGACGGCAATTACTTCTTCCTGTCCAACAACTGCGCGGTTGAAGGTTTGAAGTTGCTACGCAGCGGCACCAACAACGCGAAACTGGTCGGGCTGGACAACATCATGCCCAACGGCTTGCTGGAAGTGCTCAAGGGACGCGGACTGGCGGATACCAGCGTGCTGGACGATCCTCGCGAAGCGCTGCGGCTTGGCTATCGCTTCGACTCTTTCCGTGATCGCTATCAAGCGATGTTCGAAGTGCTGAAGAAGCACCTGCCGATCAAACAGGACAAGGTCGAAGACTGGCTGGCATTGAAGGCTGAAGAACGTCGCAAGTGGATTGACCAGGCTGACTTGCGCACCAGCGCGGCGTTGCTGTTGCTGGAACAGGCCGCTTTCCGGCAACAACTGGTGCTGGCCCAGGACGAAGTGAAGCAACGCTATCTGGGCGCTCGGGAGTTGAAGAACGGCGGCATGGACAAGGCCAACGCGACCTTGCAGCAGATTCTCGCCAACAGCGGCTTCCTCAGCCGTCCGGCGGAGCTGCTCGGCACCGGCGGTTATGGATTGCCCCAACCCAGCGAATGGCAACGCCTGGAATCGGAAAGCAGCCTGCGGCAGAAACAGCTTCAGGCATTGACCGGTGATCTGGACAAGGAAGTGAGAGCGTTGCTCGAACCAAGCCGAGCAGCGGAGATGGCCGCCAACGAAGCCAACCTGAAGCAGGTTGGCGAACATTTGCGGAAATTGCATAAAGCGGCGGGCGGGTTGGAATTGCCTTGA
- a CDS encoding DUF2388 domain-containing protein, with amino-acid sequence MRSPLIVATLGLLLLADLAQAHTLVATSNMIINATQRTLNFTSDTTTSIRDSKIVREAHDDAASFVASDGEIRGAHLEAALNTLRTRVPEARDASDQVLAEAILAL; translated from the coding sequence ATGCGTAGCCCACTGATTGTCGCCACCCTTGGCCTTCTGTTATTGGCCGATCTGGCCCAGGCACACACCCTGGTTGCCACCAGTAACATGATCATCAACGCCACCCAACGCACACTCAATTTCACGTCCGACACCACCACGTCTATCCGTGATTCAAAAATCGTTCGTGAAGCCCATGACGATGCAGCCAGTTTCGTCGCCAGCGATGGCGAGATTCGTGGCGCGCACCTGGAAGCCGCCCTCAACACATTGCGCACCCGCGTACCGGAAGCCCGGGACGCCAGTGATCAGGTACTCGCCGAAGCCATCCTCGCACTGTGA
- a CDS encoding DUF2388 domain-containing protein, with amino-acid sequence MRFPTHLLITPVFMAACWAGPAHAFDLTTQGLVATGYATSMVTSAPFDRKLLLAARDDAASFIASDGQLRGAQLESALVYLRRAQPKLHASDLELAQAILVQ; translated from the coding sequence ATGCGTTTTCCTACACATCTATTGATTACACCGGTTTTCATGGCAGCCTGCTGGGCTGGCCCGGCCCATGCCTTTGACCTGACGACGCAGGGTCTCGTCGCCACTGGCTACGCCACAAGCATGGTGACCTCCGCCCCCTTCGACCGTAAGCTGCTGCTGGCCGCCCGGGATGACGCCGCGTCATTCATTGCCAGCGACGGACAATTGCGAGGAGCACAACTGGAATCCGCGCTGGTTTACCTGCGTAGGGCCCAGCCAAAACTTCATGCAAGCGATCTTGAACTGGCGCAGGCTATTCTCGTCCAATAG
- a CDS encoding DUF2388 domain-containing protein gives MSRLRLLSAAALLAVAANSHATSFIVTTDAVVGALKATSDATSDVTSSFRDDKIVRAARDDAASFVASEGAIRGVKLESALDHIRHQVPGLNATDAQLAQAILTI, from the coding sequence ATGTCCCGTCTTCGTCTGCTCAGCGCTGCAGCCCTGCTTGCCGTGGCTGCCAATTCCCACGCCACCAGCTTCATCGTGACCACCGATGCCGTCGTCGGTGCGCTCAAGGCAACGTCCGACGCCACTTCCGATGTCACGTCGTCCTTTCGCGATGACAAAATCGTCCGCGCCGCCCGTGACGACGCCGCCAGCTTCGTCGCCAGCGAAGGCGCCATTCGTGGCGTGAAACTGGAAAGCGCACTCGACCACATTCGCCATCAGGTGCCAGGGTTGAACGCAACGGACGCTCAACTGGCTCAGGCTATTCTGACTATCTAA
- a CDS encoding DUF1127 domain-containing protein: MDHLLDLAATTSQSKPRFTSLRRLIRGFTDSLERARTRRLLAQLDGRQLSDLGISQSDRVRELDKPFWR, from the coding sequence ATGGATCACTTACTGGATCTTGCCGCTACCACCTCGCAATCCAAACCTCGGTTTACTTCGCTTAGACGTCTGATCAGAGGCTTCACCGACAGCCTGGAGAGGGCCAGAACCCGTCGGTTACTGGCGCAACTCGATGGCAGGCAGCTATCGGACTTGGGCATCAGTCAGTCCGATCGTGTCAGGGAACTGGATAAACCGTTCTGGCGTTGA
- a CDS encoding DUF1127 domain-containing protein has translation MERTLSSDLFFEDTAAKTQASMPLRVIANLMLWQRRISSRHQLARLDSRLLADAGISEAQRYEELSKPFWR, from the coding sequence ATGGAACGTACACTCAGTTCCGATCTGTTCTTCGAAGACACCGCTGCAAAAACCCAGGCTTCCATGCCTCTTCGCGTTATCGCCAACCTGATGCTGTGGCAGCGCCGCATCTCCAGCCGCCATCAACTGGCTCGTCTGGATTCGCGTCTGCTGGCTGACGCCGGGATTAGCGAAGCACAACGCTACGAAGAGCTGAGCAAGCCGTTCTGGCGCTAA
- a CDS encoding acetyl-CoA hydrolase/transferase family protein yields MYRDRIRLPSLLDKVMSAADAAALIKDGMTVGMSGFTRAGEAKAVPHALAERAKVTPLKITLMTGASLGNDLDKQLTEAGVLSRRMPFQVDSTLRKAINAGEVMFIDQHLSETVEQLRNQQLKLPDIAVIEAVAITEQGHIVPTTSVGNSASFAIFAKHVIVEINLAHNPNLEGLHDIYIPTYRPTRTPIPLVKVDDRIGSTAIPIPPEKIVAIVITNQSDSPSTVLPPDVDTQAIADHLIDFFKQEVAAGRMTNKLGPLQAGIGTIANSVMCGLIDSPFEDLTMYSEVLQDSTFDLIDAGKLSFASGSSITLSSRRNADVFGNLERYKAKLVLRPQEISNHPEVVRRLGIIGINTALEFDLYGNVNSTHVCGTRMMNGIGGSGDFARNAHLAIFVTKSIAKGGAISSVVPMVSHVDHTEHDVDILVTEVGLADLRGLAPRERARVIIDNCVHPDYRQALDGYFTAACALGGHTPHILRDALSWHINLEETGRMLAV; encoded by the coding sequence ATGTACCGTGATCGTATTCGCTTGCCTTCGTTGTTGGATAAGGTGATGAGCGCCGCCGATGCTGCCGCTCTGATTAAGGACGGCATGACCGTCGGCATGAGTGGTTTCACTCGCGCCGGTGAAGCCAAGGCCGTGCCTCACGCGTTGGCCGAACGCGCCAAAGTCACCCCGCTGAAAATCACATTGATGACCGGCGCCAGCCTGGGCAACGACCTCGATAAACAGCTCACCGAAGCCGGCGTTCTTTCGCGACGCATGCCATTCCAGGTCGATAGCACTTTGCGCAAGGCGATCAACGCTGGCGAAGTGATGTTCATCGATCAGCACCTCTCGGAAACCGTGGAGCAACTGCGCAATCAGCAGCTGAAACTGCCCGACATCGCAGTGATCGAGGCCGTGGCGATCACCGAACAAGGCCACATCGTACCGACCACTTCGGTGGGCAACTCGGCCAGCTTCGCGATTTTCGCCAAACACGTGATCGTCGAGATCAACCTGGCGCACAACCCGAACCTCGAGGGTTTGCACGACATCTATATCCCGACGTATCGCCCGACCCGCACGCCGATTCCGCTGGTGAAGGTCGACGATCGCATTGGCAGCACCGCCATTCCGATCCCGCCAGAAAAAATCGTCGCAATCGTCATTACCAATCAGTCCGACTCGCCGTCGACTGTGCTGCCGCCAGACGTTGATACTCAGGCCATTGCCGACCATCTGATCGACTTCTTCAAGCAGGAAGTAGCGGCCGGGCGCATGACCAACAAACTCGGCCCATTGCAGGCCGGCATCGGCACTATCGCCAACTCGGTGATGTGCGGCCTGATCGACTCGCCGTTCGAAGACCTGACCATGTACTCCGAAGTGCTACAGGATTCGACCTTCGACCTGATCGACGCCGGCAAGCTGAGTTTTGCCTCAGGCAGCTCGATCACCTTGTCGAGCCGTCGTAACGCCGATGTGTTCGGTAACCTGGAGCGCTACAAGGCCAAGCTGGTCCTGCGCCCGCAGGAAATTTCCAACCACCCGGAAGTGGTGCGCCGGCTCGGTATCATTGGCATCAACACCGCGCTGGAGTTTGATCTGTACGGCAACGTCAACTCCACCCACGTGTGCGGCACGCGGATGATGAACGGTATCGGTGGCTCGGGCGACTTCGCGCGCAACGCGCACCTGGCCATTTTCGTGACCAAGTCGATCGCCAAGGGCGGCGCGATCTCCAGCGTGGTGCCGATGGTCAGCCACGTCGATCACACAGAACATGACGTCGACATCCTCGTGACCGAGGTCGGCCTCGCGGACTTGCGCGGGTTGGCGCCGCGGGAACGGGCTCGCGTCATCATCGACAACTGCGTGCATCCCGATTACCGCCAAGCCCTGGATGGCTACTTCACTGCCGCCTGCGCACTCGGCGGGCACACGCCGCATATCCTGCGTGACGCACTGAGCTGGCACATAAATCTGGAAGAAACCGGGCGGATGCTCGCCGTGTAA
- a CDS encoding NAD(P)(+) transhydrogenase (Re/Si-specific) subunit beta — MSMNLVTTLYLIASICFIQALKGLSHPTTSRRGNLYGMLGMALAILTTVGLIYKLGAELATAGIGYVIVGLLVGGTAGSIMAKRVEMTKMPELVAFMHSMIGMAAVFIAIAAVVEPQSLGIVKQLGDSIPAGNRLELFLGAAIGAITFSGSVIAFGKLSGKYKFRLFQGAPVQFSGQHKLNLLLGLATLALGITFMMTGNLSAFALMLALAFVMGVLIIIPIGGADMPVVVSMLNSYSGWAAAGIGFSLNNSMLIIAGSLVGSSGAILSYIMCKAMNRSFFNVLLGGFGNTAEAGPAGAKEARPVKSGSADDATFLLTNADTVIIVPGYGLAVARAQHALKELTEKLTHRGVTVKYAIHPVAGRMPGHMNVLLAEAEVPYDQVFEMEDINSEFGQADVVLVLGANDVVNPAAKNDPKSPIAGMPILEAFKAKTIIVNKRSMASGYAGLDNELFYLDKTMMVFGDAKKVIEDMVKAVE; from the coding sequence ATGAGCATGAACCTTGTCACGACGCTCTACTTGATCGCGTCCATCTGCTTCATCCAGGCCCTGAAAGGCCTGTCGCACCCGACCACGTCGCGGCGCGGCAATCTGTACGGCATGCTCGGCATGGCGTTGGCGATCCTCACTACCGTAGGCCTCATCTATAAGCTGGGCGCAGAGCTTGCCACCGCCGGCATCGGATATGTCATCGTCGGCCTGCTGGTCGGCGGCACGGCCGGTTCGATCATGGCCAAGCGCGTAGAAATGACCAAGATGCCGGAACTGGTCGCCTTCATGCACAGCATGATCGGGATGGCCGCGGTATTCATCGCCATTGCGGCGGTGGTCGAGCCGCAATCGCTGGGCATCGTCAAACAACTGGGTGATTCGATTCCTGCCGGTAACCGCCTGGAGTTGTTCCTCGGCGCTGCGATTGGTGCAATCACCTTCTCCGGTTCGGTGATCGCGTTCGGCAAGCTCTCTGGCAAGTACAAGTTCCGTCTGTTCCAGGGCGCACCGGTACAGTTTAGCGGTCAACACAAACTGAATCTGCTGCTGGGTTTGGCGACGCTCGCGCTGGGCATCACCTTTATGATGACCGGTAACCTCAGCGCTTTCGCGTTGATGCTGGCGCTGGCCTTCGTGATGGGCGTGCTGATCATCATCCCGATCGGTGGCGCGGACATGCCGGTGGTGGTATCTATGCTCAACAGCTACTCCGGCTGGGCAGCAGCGGGTATCGGCTTCTCGCTGAACAACTCGATGCTGATCATTGCAGGCTCGCTGGTGGGTTCGTCCGGTGCGATCCTCTCGTACATCATGTGCAAGGCGATGAACCGCTCCTTCTTTAATGTGCTGCTCGGCGGTTTCGGCAATACGGCTGAAGCAGGCCCGGCTGGCGCCAAGGAAGCCCGCCCGGTGAAATCCGGTTCGGCTGACGATGCGACCTTCCTGCTGACCAATGCCGATACCGTGATCATCGTTCCGGGTTACGGCCTGGCGGTAGCACGGGCGCAGCATGCTCTGAAAGAGCTGACCGAGAAGTTGACCCACCGCGGCGTGACCGTGAAATACGCGATTCACCCGGTGGCCGGTCGGATGCCTGGTCACATGAACGTCTTGCTGGCCGAGGCCGAAGTGCCTTATGACCAGGTGTTCGAGATGGAAGACATCAACTCCGAGTTCGGTCAGGCCGACGTGGTGCTGGTGCTCGGTGCGAACGACGTGGTCAACCCGGCCGCGAAGAACGATCCGAAATCTCCGATTGCCGGCATGCCGATTCTCGAAGCGTTCAAAGCCAAGACCATCATCGTCAACAAGCGTTCGATGGCCAGCGGTTATGCCGGCCTGGACAACGAACTGTTCTACCTCGATAAAACCATGATGGTCTTCGGCGACGCCAAGAAAGTCATCGAAGACATGGTCAAAGCCGTCGAGTAA
- a CDS encoding NAD(P) transhydrogenase subunit alpha: MEELISPGIYNLIIFVLAIYVGYHVVWNVTPALHTPLMAVTNAISAIVIVGAMLAAALTVTPLGKTMGTLAVALAAVNVFGGFLVTRRMLEMFKKKAPKAVKEEASK, encoded by the coding sequence ATGGAAGAGCTTATCTCCCCCGGTATCTACAACCTGATCATCTTCGTGCTGGCGATTTATGTCGGTTATCACGTGGTCTGGAACGTTACACCTGCACTGCACACGCCGTTGATGGCCGTGACCAACGCCATCTCGGCGATCGTAATCGTCGGCGCCATGCTGGCGGCGGCATTGACTGTCACGCCTCTGGGCAAAACCATGGGCACCCTGGCGGTGGCTCTGGCGGCGGTGAACGTTTTTGGTGGCTTCCTGGTAACTCGCAGGATGCTTGAGATGTTCAAGAAGAAAGCCCCGAAAGCGGTAAAAGAAGAGGCGTCCAAGTAA
- a CDS encoding Re/Si-specific NAD(P)(+) transhydrogenase subunit alpha: MHIGVPLETQTGETRVAATPETIKKLIGQGHKVTVQSGAGINASVVDSAYEAAGAIIGSANDAFGAELILKVVAPSDSELTLIKSGTVVVGMLNPFSNETIAKLAECGITAFALEAAPRTSRAQSLDVLSSQANIAGYKAVLLAAHHYPRFMPMLMTAAGTVKAARVLILGAGVAGLQAIATAKRLGAVIEASDVRPAVKEQIESLGAKFVDVPYETDEERECAVGVGGYARPMPASWMQRQALAVHERAKQADIVITTALIPGRKAPTLLSAETVAQMKPGSVVIDLAAAQGGNCPLTVADQVVVENGVTICGPTNLAGAVAADASALYARNLLDFLKLVFNKEGQFEVNLEDDIVAACLMCRDGQVIRKNA; encoded by the coding sequence GTGCACATTGGTGTTCCTCTCGAAACCCAGACCGGTGAAACACGGGTTGCTGCAACCCCTGAAACCATCAAGAAGCTGATCGGCCAGGGTCATAAGGTCACTGTGCAAAGCGGCGCCGGCATTAACGCCAGCGTTGTCGACAGTGCTTATGAAGCGGCTGGCGCAATTATTGGCAGCGCCAACGATGCATTTGGCGCCGAGCTGATTCTCAAGGTGGTCGCCCCCAGCGACAGCGAGCTGACGCTGATTAAAAGCGGCACCGTTGTGGTGGGCATGCTCAACCCGTTCAGCAATGAAACCATTGCCAAGCTGGCTGAGTGCGGCATTACCGCGTTCGCACTGGAAGCTGCGCCGCGCACCTCCCGCGCCCAAAGCCTGGATGTGCTGTCCTCCCAGGCCAACATCGCCGGCTACAAAGCCGTGTTGCTGGCCGCTCACCATTATCCACGCTTCATGCCGATGCTCATGACCGCGGCGGGTACCGTTAAAGCGGCACGCGTGCTGATTCTTGGCGCTGGTGTAGCCGGTTTACAGGCAATCGCTACGGCGAAACGTCTGGGTGCGGTGATCGAAGCGTCTGACGTGCGTCCTGCGGTTAAAGAGCAGATCGAATCCCTCGGCGCCAAGTTCGTCGATGTGCCTTACGAGACCGATGAAGAGCGTGAATGCGCCGTCGGTGTTGGCGGTTACGCACGTCCAATGCCAGCAAGCTGGATGCAGCGTCAGGCCCTGGCCGTGCACGAGCGCGCCAAGCAGGCTGACATCGTCATCACCACCGCACTGATTCCCGGCCGCAAGGCACCGACACTGTTGAGCGCGGAAACCGTCGCGCAAATGAAACCCGGTTCCGTGGTCATCGACCTCGCAGCGGCTCAGGGCGGCAACTGCCCGCTGACCGTGGCGGATCAGGTGGTGGTCGAGAATGGCGTGACCATTTGTGGCCCGACCAACCTGGCCGGCGCGGTCGCGGCAGATGCTTCGGCCCTGTACGCACGCAACCTGCTGGACTTCCTGAAGCTGGTCTTCAATAAAGAAGGCCAGTTCGAAGTGAACCTCGAAGACGACATCGTCGCCGCGTGCCTGATGTGCCGCGACGGCCAAGTCATCCGCAAAAACGCCTAA
- a CDS encoding LysR family transcriptional regulator produces the protein MRRKIPSTTALISFEAAARHESFTKAAQELSLTQGAICRQIASLEEFLGVELFRRSRRGVKLTEAGLSYSRRVATQLDAVERDTLSVMGQQGANVIELAVVPTFGTQWLLPRLKDFQQRHPEVTVNLTNRTRPFLFADTVFDAAIYFGDADWSGTESHRLMGENPMPVCSPTLLGKKTNLTPAEIAELPLLQQTTRPYAWRQWFNSQNLNIPRDMTGPRYELFSMLAQAAMHDMGIALIPPFLIQRELAEKRLVIANAQALSSIKAYYLMIPERKVESASLKAFRDWLVNQAQSYSLEG, from the coding sequence ATGCGCAGAAAAATTCCCAGCACAACAGCCCTGATCAGCTTTGAAGCGGCTGCACGCCACGAGAGTTTTACCAAGGCAGCCCAGGAACTTTCACTCACCCAAGGCGCGATTTGCCGACAGATCGCCAGCCTTGAGGAGTTCCTCGGCGTGGAACTGTTCCGACGCTCCCGGCGCGGGGTCAAGCTGACGGAAGCAGGACTTTCCTACAGCCGCAGGGTCGCCACCCAACTGGACGCCGTTGAGCGCGACACGTTGTCGGTCATGGGCCAGCAAGGCGCCAACGTGATCGAACTGGCCGTCGTGCCCACCTTCGGCACCCAATGGCTGTTGCCAAGACTCAAGGATTTCCAGCAAAGACATCCGGAAGTGACCGTCAATCTCACCAACCGCACCCGCCCCTTCCTGTTTGCCGACACCGTCTTCGATGCGGCGATCTATTTTGGCGATGCAGACTGGTCGGGTACTGAATCCCACAGGCTGATGGGCGAAAATCCGATGCCCGTGTGCAGCCCCACCCTACTGGGCAAAAAGACAAACCTCACACCCGCTGAAATTGCCGAACTGCCACTACTGCAACAGACAACCCGCCCCTACGCCTGGCGTCAATGGTTCAACTCACAAAACCTAAATATCCCGCGCGACATGACAGGACCGCGCTACGAGCTATTCTCCATGCTTGCCCAAGCGGCGATGCACGACATGGGGATAGCCTTGATCCCGCCGTTCCTGATTCAGCGCGAACTGGCGGAGAAGCGACTGGTGATTGCCAACGCTCAGGCACTGTCCAGCATCAAGGCGTATTACTTGATGATCCCTGAGCGAAAGGTCGAATCTGCGTCCTTGAAGGCATTTCGAGACTGGTTGGTGAATCAGGCGCAGAGCTACAGCCTAGAAGGATAG